A single genomic interval of Zunongwangia sp. HGR-M22 harbors:
- the cobA gene encoding uroporphyrinogen-III C-methyltransferase, producing MYNLPKLSVVGAGPGDPELITLKALNTLKSAKVVLYDALINRELLEYAPQAEHIYVGKRKNKHRYSQDEINELIVNYANERGHVVRLKGGDPFIFGRGSEEINYAKSKGLDTAVISGITSSIAVPANVGIPLTQRGTSESFWVITGTTSARKLSNDVYLAAQSTATVVILMGMSKLSEIVKIFSEFGKEDTPVGIIQNGTTINEQSGFGTIKTIEKVVAEKELTAPSIIVIGEVVKESHQLPKELKEASGFSASEYSKFLKIGAA from the coding sequence ATGTATAATTTACCAAAATTAAGTGTAGTTGGTGCCGGTCCTGGAGATCCGGAACTAATCACTCTAAAAGCTTTAAATACACTTAAATCTGCAAAAGTTGTGCTTTACGATGCACTCATTAATCGTGAGCTACTCGAATACGCACCGCAAGCCGAGCATATTTATGTTGGGAAACGGAAAAATAAACATCGGTATTCTCAGGATGAGATCAATGAGCTAATCGTGAATTATGCCAATGAACGGGGGCATGTTGTACGATTAAAAGGAGGTGATCCTTTTATCTTCGGAAGAGGTTCTGAAGAGATTAATTATGCCAAAAGCAAAGGCTTGGATACAGCGGTAATTTCAGGAATAACTTCATCTATTGCGGTTCCGGCCAATGTTGGAATTCCGCTTACACAACGCGGAACTTCAGAAAGTTTTTGGGTAATTACGGGAACAACTTCGGCTAGAAAATTATCGAATGATGTCTATCTGGCTGCGCAATCTACGGCTACTGTTGTGATTTTGATGGGAATGAGCAAGTTATCTGAAATTGTAAAGATTTTTAGCGAATTTGGGAAAGAAGATACGCCAGTAGGGATTATTCAAAACGGTACCACTATCAACGAGCAATCTGGTTTTGGAACCATTAAAACTATAGAAAAAGTAGTTGCTGAAAAAGAACTTACGGCACCTTCAATTATTGTAATTGGTGAAGTGGTGAAAGAAAGTCATCAATTACCGAAAGAACTAAAAGAAGCAAGCGGTTTTTCAGCTTCAGAATATTCAAAATTTCTTAAAATAGGAGCAGCATAG
- a CDS encoding phosphoadenosine phosphosulfate reductase domain-containing protein, with product MKRYTEKELKILNQQLKGISPEEIIQWVILNSKRPVVTTNFRPYEVAILHAVSKIKSDVQVVWCDTGYNTPQTYKHAREVIDTLDLNVKVYMPKQTAAYRDAMFNGIPQVDSADHDEFTRQVKLEPFQRAMREQQPDIWFTNLRKGQTAFRNSIDILSYSKDGLLKVSPFYHWSDQKLDLYLEEHGLPNEHKYFDPTKVLANRECGLHA from the coding sequence ATGAAAAGGTATACAGAGAAAGAACTAAAAATCCTTAATCAGCAACTAAAAGGTATAAGCCCTGAAGAAATTATCCAGTGGGTAATTCTTAATAGTAAGCGTCCGGTGGTGACAACTAATTTTAGACCTTACGAAGTGGCAATTTTACATGCTGTCTCAAAAATTAAATCTGATGTTCAGGTGGTATGGTGTGATACGGGGTATAACACGCCGCAAACATATAAGCACGCTAGAGAAGTAATCGATACTTTAGATCTTAATGTGAAGGTTTATATGCCAAAGCAAACTGCAGCTTATAGAGATGCAATGTTTAACGGTATCCCGCAGGTAGACAGCGCAGATCATGATGAATTTACCCGGCAGGTTAAGTTAGAACCTTTCCAGAGAGCGATGAGAGAGCAGCAACCAGATATTTGGTTTACAAATCTTAGAAAAGGACAAACTGCGTTTCGTAATAGTATAGATATTCTTAGTTATAGTAAAGATGGTCTTTTAAAGGTGAGTCCGTTTTATCATTGGAGTGACCAAAAACTAGATCTTTATCTGGAAGAACACGGCTTACCTAACGAGCATAAATATTTTGATCCAACAAAAGTATTGGCAAATAGAGAATGTGGACTTCACGCTTAA
- a CDS encoding RrF2 family transcriptional regulator, with protein MLSKKTKYGIKALTFIARQPGRKPVQTSEIAKSENISQKFLESILLILRKSGFLGSKKGKGGGYYLIKEPEDIQMTAVIRVLEGPIAMVPCVSLNYYEKCDDCPDEKTCSVHKLMIQVRDSTLNVFGENTLADLAL; from the coding sequence ATGCTTTCAAAGAAAACGAAATACGGAATTAAGGCACTTACTTTTATTGCCAGGCAACCAGGACGAAAACCGGTGCAAACTTCAGAAATTGCCAAGAGCGAGAATATCTCTCAAAAGTTTTTGGAAAGTATTCTTTTAATCCTTCGGAAGTCAGGCTTTTTGGGTTCTAAAAAAGGAAAAGGTGGTGGATACTATCTTATTAAAGAGCCAGAAGATATTCAAATGACTGCTGTTATTAGAGTTTTAGAAGGTCCTATTGCCATGGTTCCTTGTGTAAGTCTTAATTATTACGAGAAATGTGATGATTGCCCAGATGAAAAAACATGTTCTGTTCATAAACTAATGATTCAGGTTCGTGACAGTACTTTAAATGTTTTTGGTGAAAATACATTAGCCGACTTGGCTTTGTAG
- a CDS encoding trans-sulfuration enzyme family protein translates to MSTPNFETEAIRTQMERSQHLEHSAPLYLTSSYIFEDAEDMRASFSEEKERNIYSRFSNPNTSEFVEKICKMEGAEAGYAFATGMSAVFSSLAALLNAGDHILSARSVFGSTHSLFTKFFPKWNISHTYFKVNEVDKIESLIKPETKIIFAETPTNPGVDIIDLEVLGEIAKKHNLILVIDNCFATPYIQNPIKYGADLVIHSATKMIDGQGRVLGGVTVGNSELIREIYLFSRNTGPALSPFNAWVLSKSLETLAVRLEKHCENAQKLAEFLEAHPNVQLVKYPFLKSHPQYEIAKKQMRLGGNIISFEIKGGIDAGRKFLNSVKMCSRSANLGDTRSIVTHPASTTHSKLSEEDRLEVGITDGLIRTSVGLEHIDDIIADIKQALD, encoded by the coding sequence ATGTCTACCCCAAATTTTGAAACCGAAGCTATTAGAACGCAAATGGAACGTTCGCAACATTTAGAACATTCTGCGCCTTTATATTTAACCTCTAGTTATATTTTTGAAGATGCTGAAGATATGCGCGCTTCATTTTCTGAAGAAAAAGAACGGAATATTTACAGCCGATTTTCGAATCCAAATACATCAGAGTTTGTTGAGAAAATTTGCAAAATGGAAGGAGCAGAAGCGGGCTATGCCTTTGCTACTGGAATGAGTGCGGTATTTTCTTCACTAGCTGCGTTGTTAAATGCCGGAGATCATATCCTTTCAGCTCGATCGGTTTTTGGAAGCACACATTCGTTGTTTACCAAATTTTTTCCGAAGTGGAATATATCTCACACCTATTTCAAGGTAAATGAGGTAGATAAAATTGAAAGTTTAATTAAACCGGAGACCAAAATTATTTTTGCGGAAACCCCAACAAATCCTGGAGTAGATATTATAGATCTTGAAGTTTTAGGTGAAATTGCTAAAAAACACAATCTAATTTTGGTGATCGATAATTGTTTTGCCACGCCATATATTCAGAATCCGATAAAATACGGAGCCGATTTGGTGATTCATTCAGCTACCAAAATGATTGATGGGCAGGGAAGAGTTTTAGGCGGAGTTACCGTAGGAAATTCAGAATTGATTAGAGAAATTTATTTGTTTTCAAGAAATACAGGGCCGGCATTAAGTCCGTTTAATGCCTGGGTGCTTTCTAAAAGTTTGGAAACTTTAGCTGTTCGCTTAGAAAAGCATTGTGAAAATGCACAAAAATTAGCTGAGTTCTTAGAGGCGCATCCTAACGTACAACTTGTAAAATATCCATTTTTAAAATCGCATCCGCAATACGAAATTGCTAAAAAGCAAATGCGATTGGGTGGTAATATTATTTCTTTTGAAATTAAAGGGGGAATCGATGCCGGGAGAAAATTTTTAAATTCCGTAAAAATGTGTTCCAGAAGTGCCAATCTTGGCGATACCCGTAGCATTGTAACACACCCGGCAAGTACCACCCATAGCAAATTAAGCGAAGAAGATCGATTAGAAGTGGGGATTACAGACGGTTTAATAAGAACTTCTGTAGGTTTAGAGCATATCGACGATATTATTGCCGATATTAAACAAGCCTTAGATTAA
- a CDS encoding HEPN domain-containing protein, producing MQSFRTEIENPVVEKDIIDLEKKIRLFREGQADEEKFRSLRLARGVYGQRQAGVQMVRIKLPFGKVTSEQLHRIADVSDEYSTGRLHITTRQDIQIHYVSLDRTPELWAQLEKDDITLREACGNTVRNITASPTAGIDVDEPFDVSPYADAAFRFFLRNPICQEMGRKFKIAFSATDEDTALSYIHDLGFIPKLKDGKRGFKVMLGGGLGSQPRHADKLYDFIEAEEIIPLIESVLRVFDRHGERAKRLKARMKFLIKDIGLDAFLDLVAEQKKALSTKQPEFHIEKFEAAPVLQEVEISSVEIEDQKEFEVWRNTNVIPQKQQGLFAIGIRVPLGDFYTGGARKLADLVKKYAGNEIRLSLRQDILIRHVREPFLPFFYTELKKLGYAETGYNKTVDITACPGTDTCNLGIASSTGIADVLEDVLKEEYPQFINGKDITIKISGCMNACGQHNMAEIGFQGMSIKSGKAVAPALQVLLGGGVLGNGEGRFADKVVKVPSKRGPEALRLLLNDFDTNAGTDEKFIHYYDRQGKTYFYDLLKDLADTSNLNENDFIDWGHEKPYIKAVGVGECAGVVIDLIATLLFESEEKIDNAQSALDRKAWSDSLYHSYTSIVNSAKALLLADDVKTNTQAGIIAQFDELFVETGKIELSTTFKEFAYQLNEHEPSEEFAQKYIEDARLFLKRVDAYRTKEVQNV from the coding sequence ATGCAAAGTTTTAGAACCGAAATTGAAAATCCTGTTGTCGAAAAAGACATCATCGATTTAGAAAAGAAAATTCGGCTGTTCCGTGAGGGACAAGCAGACGAAGAAAAATTCCGAAGCCTGCGCTTGGCGCGTGGAGTTTACGGCCAAAGGCAGGCTGGTGTACAAATGGTTCGTATAAAACTGCCTTTTGGAAAAGTAACTTCAGAACAATTGCATCGAATTGCCGATGTGTCTGATGAATATTCTACCGGAAGATTGCATATCACTACCCGTCAGGATATACAGATTCACTATGTAAGTCTCGATCGAACGCCAGAGCTTTGGGCGCAATTAGAGAAAGATGATATCACGCTTCGTGAAGCCTGCGGTAATACAGTAAGAAATATTACAGCTTCGCCAACGGCCGGTATCGATGTCGATGAACCTTTTGATGTTTCACCGTATGCCGATGCTGCGTTTCGATTTTTTCTACGGAATCCTATTTGCCAGGAAATGGGACGTAAGTTTAAAATCGCTTTTTCTGCAACCGATGAGGATACAGCACTAAGTTATATCCATGATCTGGGTTTTATCCCGAAATTAAAAGATGGAAAACGCGGCTTTAAGGTAATGTTAGGAGGCGGACTAGGTTCACAGCCACGTCACGCCGATAAATTATATGATTTTATTGAAGCTGAAGAAATTATTCCGCTGATAGAATCGGTGCTTCGCGTTTTTGATCGTCATGGCGAACGTGCTAAACGATTAAAAGCCAGGATGAAGTTTTTAATTAAAGATATTGGTTTAGATGCTTTTTTAGATTTAGTAGCAGAACAGAAAAAAGCACTTTCTACAAAGCAACCTGAATTTCATATCGAAAAGTTTGAAGCGGCTCCAGTACTTCAGGAAGTTGAAATTTCTTCCGTAGAAATTGAAGATCAAAAAGAGTTTGAAGTTTGGCGAAACACCAATGTTATTCCTCAGAAACAACAGGGATTATTTGCTATAGGAATTCGAGTTCCGTTAGGCGATTTTTATACTGGTGGTGCTAGAAAGTTGGCCGATTTGGTCAAAAAATATGCAGGTAACGAAATTCGTTTAAGCTTACGCCAGGATATTTTAATTCGTCATGTTCGGGAGCCATTTTTACCATTTTTCTATACCGAATTAAAAAAGTTGGGCTATGCGGAAACGGGATACAATAAAACAGTCGATATTACCGCTTGCCCAGGAACCGATACCTGTAACTTAGGAATCGCCAGTAGTACCGGAATTGCAGACGTATTGGAAGATGTTCTAAAAGAAGAATATCCGCAGTTTATTAACGGAAAAGATATTACTATAAAGATTAGCGGTTGTATGAATGCTTGCGGTCAGCACAATATGGCTGAAATTGGTTTTCAGGGCATGTCAATTAAATCGGGTAAAGCCGTAGCTCCGGCATTGCAAGTATTACTTGGTGGCGGTGTTCTTGGAAATGGTGAAGGTCGTTTTGCCGATAAAGTGGTAAAAGTTCCTAGTAAACGTGGCCCAGAAGCTTTACGATTATTGCTGAATGATTTTGATACTAATGCTGGAACTGATGAAAAATTTATCCATTATTACGATCGTCAGGGGAAAACGTATTTCTACGATTTACTAAAAGACTTAGCGGATACATCGAATCTTAATGAAAATGATTTTATCGATTGGGGCCACGAAAAACCCTATATCAAAGCCGTTGGTGTTGGTGAATGTGCGGGCGTGGTGATCGATCTTATTGCCACCTTACTATTTGAAAGTGAAGAGAAAATAGACAATGCACAGAGTGCGTTGGATCGCAAGGCATGGTCAGATTCTCTTTATCATTCCTATACTTCAATCGTAAATTCTGCAAAAGCATTGTTGTTAGCCGATGATGTAAAAACGAATACTCAAGCGGGAATTATCGCCCAGTTTGACGAATTGTTTGTAGAAACCGGAAAAATAGAACTGTCAACTACGTTTAAAGAATTTGCTTATCAATTGAATGAGCATGAACCTAGCGAAGAGTTTGCTCAAAAATATATTGAAGATGCGCGTTTATTCTTAAAAAGAGTAGATGCCTATAGAACGAAGGAGGTGCAAAATGTATAA
- a CDS encoding PQQ-dependent sugar dehydrogenase has translation MLFLLSFSQRIYSQPKNSNDSLVFTKRIIAENLKDPWAIVYGPDDYLWVVESKKYLLSRIHLETKKKTVLKDFTPNRNFSGEKSWPMGGLMGLALHPDFTKGKPFVYVAYVYQFNAENTEDGCKDNFGGCFYKIKLERYQYDKTTQELKNPFTICDTIPGSSDHNGGDLKIAHINNKPYLFYSTGDMGAGQYGNAGRKNRVQDINSYEGKILRFNLEPDSTAVNQNSWIPKDNPFSAEKRNAVWTYGHRNPEGIAEGKINGKYRLYSSEHGPFGDDEVNQIKKGKNYGHPLVIGYNDGNYNGFAAGVSNHDYLPGKWNTAYPLVEDESENAKKMGQIFEEPIKVLGLISSETLSKIFEHRLKNEDGPDWEAVAPSSIAVYDKKAIPSWQNSLLIPSLKQGELLQLKLNKKGHKIIGEPKSYFKGEVRYREVEVSPDGSKIYLTTDYSSQSSNPSKNNKNKVNCKGCIIEYTIKNE, from the coding sequence TTGCTGTTTCTTTTAAGCTTTTCACAGCGAATATATTCTCAACCAAAAAATTCTAATGATTCATTGGTATTCACTAAGCGAATCATAGCCGAGAATTTAAAAGATCCCTGGGCTATTGTTTACGGCCCAGACGATTATTTATGGGTTGTAGAATCCAAAAAGTATTTGCTTAGTCGAATACATCTAGAAACAAAAAAGAAAACTGTTTTAAAAGATTTTACACCAAATCGAAATTTTTCCGGAGAGAAAAGCTGGCCCATGGGCGGACTTATGGGCTTGGCCTTACATCCAGATTTTACAAAAGGAAAGCCTTTTGTGTATGTTGCTTACGTTTATCAATTTAATGCTGAAAATACCGAAGATGGCTGTAAGGATAATTTTGGAGGTTGTTTTTACAAGATAAAATTGGAGCGGTATCAATATGATAAAACAACACAGGAATTGAAAAATCCATTCACTATTTGCGATACTATTCCCGGAAGTAGCGACCATAATGGTGGCGATTTAAAAATAGCACATATAAATAATAAACCGTATTTGTTTTATAGCACCGGAGATATGGGTGCCGGTCAATATGGAAATGCAGGCAGAAAAAATCGAGTTCAGGATATCAATTCTTATGAAGGAAAAATTTTACGATTTAATCTAGAGCCTGATAGTACTGCAGTGAATCAAAATTCATGGATTCCGAAGGATAATCCATTTAGTGCTGAAAAGCGAAACGCGGTTTGGACGTATGGTCATCGAAATCCGGAAGGTATTGCTGAAGGGAAAATTAACGGGAAATATAGGTTATATTCTTCAGAACATGGTCCGTTTGGAGATGATGAGGTTAACCAAATTAAGAAAGGCAAAAATTACGGACATCCTTTGGTTATAGGATATAACGATGGTAATTATAATGGATTTGCTGCCGGGGTTTCCAATCATGATTATTTGCCGGGAAAATGGAATACTGCTTATCCATTAGTAGAGGATGAAAGTGAAAATGCAAAAAAAATGGGACAAATTTTTGAAGAACCTATTAAAGTTTTAGGGTTAATTTCTTCGGAAACCTTATCAAAAATTTTTGAACATCGGTTGAAAAATGAGGATGGTCCAGATTGGGAAGCGGTCGCTCCCAGTAGTATTGCTGTTTACGATAAAAAAGCTATTCCCAGCTGGCAAAACTCACTATTAATACCTTCCTTAAAACAAGGAGAATTATTGCAATTGAAATTGAACAAAAAAGGACATAAGATAATTGGTGAACCCAAAAGCTATTTTAAAGGAGAAGTACGATATCGTGAAGTAGAAGTTTCACCAGATGGTTCAAAAATCTATCTCACTACCGATTATAGTTCACAAAGTTCAAATCCTTCAAAAAACAATAAAAATAAAGTGAATTGTAAGGGATGTATTATAGAATACACAATAAAAAATGAATAA
- a CDS encoding O-acetylhomoserine aminocarboxypropyltransferase/cysteine synthase family protein, with translation MSTTKFATNALHAGHDVTTNGGTRAVPIYQTTSYVFKDSDEAAGRFSLAQPGYIYTRLNNPTNDVLEQRLAALEGGIGAVVTASGTAAINTALLTLLKAGDHIVASNSLYGGTYNLLSVTLPRFGITTTFVDPSDPENFGKAVKENTRAVFAESLGNPKLDVLDLKKISAQAKAHNIPFIVDNTVATPYLLKPIEFGADIVIESLTKYISGNGTSLGGAIIDAGTFDWVSGKFPEFTEPSAGYHGLVYHEALGNAAFIAKVRVEGLRDHGAALSPFNAFQIIQGLETLRIRIKQHSENALALAQWLQEQEVVTWVNYPGLSSSPYYELAKEYLPEGQSGIITFGVKGGYDSAKIVANDTKLFSLLANIGDTKSLIIHPASTTHQQLDEKAQNDAGVTQDLIRLSVGLEDISDLKDDLLNVFSTIK, from the coding sequence ATGAGTACTACTAAATTTGCTACAAACGCGTTACATGCCGGTCACGACGTAACTACTAACGGAGGAACAAGAGCCGTTCCTATTTACCAAACAACGTCTTACGTCTTTAAAGATTCTGATGAGGCAGCCGGTAGATTTTCATTGGCGCAACCGGGTTATATTTATACCCGTTTAAATAATCCTACCAACGATGTTCTAGAACAGCGATTAGCTGCTTTAGAAGGTGGGATTGGCGCCGTAGTTACCGCATCGGGAACCGCAGCTATCAATACTGCTTTGTTAACCCTATTGAAAGCCGGAGATCATATAGTTGCTTCCAATAGTTTATACGGAGGAACTTATAATTTACTGAGTGTTACCTTGCCACGATTTGGAATTACTACCACTTTTGTAGATCCTTCTGATCCTGAAAACTTTGGTAAAGCAGTTAAAGAAAATACCCGTGCTGTTTTTGCGGAATCGTTGGGAAATCCAAAATTGGATGTATTAGACTTAAAAAAGATTTCAGCACAGGCAAAAGCGCACAATATTCCGTTTATTGTTGATAATACGGTAGCAACACCATATCTTCTGAAACCTATAGAATTTGGAGCTGATATTGTGATTGAGTCTCTTACAAAATATATCAGTGGTAATGGAACTTCTCTTGGAGGCGCTATAATCGATGCAGGTACTTTTGATTGGGTCAGTGGTAAGTTTCCTGAATTTACTGAACCTTCAGCTGGTTATCATGGTTTGGTGTATCACGAAGCATTAGGAAATGCTGCTTTTATTGCAAAAGTTCGTGTTGAAGGATTACGTGATCATGGTGCAGCTTTAAGTCCTTTTAATGCTTTTCAGATTATTCAGGGATTAGAGACTTTGAGAATCAGAATAAAACAACATAGCGAAAATGCATTGGCTTTAGCCCAATGGTTGCAGGAACAAGAAGTGGTAACATGGGTTAATTACCCTGGTTTATCAAGCAGTCCGTATTACGAATTAGCAAAAGAATATTTGCCTGAAGGTCAAAGCGGAATTATCACTTTTGGCGTAAAAGGCGGGTACGACTCGGCTAAAATTGTAGCTAACGATACCAAATTATTTTCTTTATTGGCCAATATTGGAGATACTAAATCCTTAATAATACATCCTGCGAGTACCACGCACCAGCAGCTTGATGAAAAAGCACAAAACGATGCTGGTGTTACTCAAGATTTAATCCGTTTGTCGGTAGGTTTGGAAGATATTTCCGATTTAAAAGACGACCTGTTAAATGTATTTTCAACAATAAAATAA
- the metK gene encoding methionine adenosyltransferase, translated as MAYLFTSESVSEGHPDKIADQISDTLLDNFLAFDEDSKVACETLVTTGQVVLAGEVRSNTYLDVQQIARDVINDIGYTKGAYQFSGDSCGVISLIHEQSPDINQGVDRASKEEQGAGDQGMMFGYATSETENYMPLALDISHKMMIELAKLRRENKDITYLRPDAKSQVTIEYSDDNIPQRIVAIVLSTQHDQFMEVDEEMLTKIKKDIIEILMPRVIAQLPEYVQTLFSEDITYHINPTGKFVIGGPHGDAGLTGRKIIVDTYGGKGAHGGGAFSGKDPSKVDRSAAYASRHIAKNLVAAGVADEVLVQVSYAIGVVEPTSISVDTYGTSKVEMSNGEIAKKVREIFDMRPFAIEERLNLRNPIYRETAAYGHMGKESRTVTKIFKSPYSGEVKKEVELFTWEKLDYVEKVKEAFGL; from the coding sequence ATGGCTTATTTATTTACTTCAGAAAGTGTTTCTGAAGGACATCCCGATAAGATTGCCGATCAGATTAGTGATACCTTATTAGATAATTTTTTAGCTTTTGATGAAGATTCTAAAGTAGCTTGCGAAACTTTAGTGACAACAGGACAAGTAGTTTTGGCTGGTGAAGTACGATCTAATACATACTTAGACGTTCAGCAAATTGCCAGAGATGTTATTAACGATATTGGATATACCAAAGGCGCTTATCAATTTAGTGGCGATTCTTGTGGCGTAATTTCATTAATCCATGAACAATCTCCAGATATTAATCAGGGTGTAGATCGCGCTTCGAAAGAAGAACAAGGTGCAGGAGACCAGGGAATGATGTTTGGTTATGCCACTTCTGAAACCGAGAATTATATGCCACTTGCACTGGATATTTCTCATAAAATGATGATCGAGCTTGCTAAACTTCGTCGTGAAAATAAAGATATTACCTATTTAAGACCTGATGCTAAAAGCCAGGTTACAATTGAATATAGTGATGATAACATTCCGCAGCGCATTGTAGCTATCGTACTTTCTACTCAGCATGACCAGTTTATGGAAGTAGACGAGGAAATGCTGACGAAAATTAAAAAAGATATTATTGAAATTTTGATGCCTCGTGTGATCGCTCAATTGCCAGAATACGTTCAAACATTATTTAGCGAAGATATTACTTATCATATAAACCCTACCGGAAAATTTGTAATTGGTGGGCCGCATGGAGATGCCGGACTAACCGGAAGAAAAATTATCGTAGATACTTACGGTGGTAAAGGAGCTCACGGTGGTGGTGCGTTCTCTGGGAAAGATCCTAGTAAAGTAGACCGATCTGCCGCTTACGCCTCTAGACATATTGCTAAAAACTTAGTTGCAGCCGGCGTTGCAGATGAAGTTTTGGTGCAGGTTTCTTACGCTATTGGTGTTGTAGAACCAACATCGATTTCAGTAGATACTTATGGTACTTCTAAAGTTGAAATGAGTAATGGTGAGATTGCTAAAAAAGTAAGAGAGATTTTTGATATGCGCCCATTTGCTATTGAAGAGCGCTTAAATCTGAGAAATCCTATTTACCGCGAAACTGCAGCTTATGGCCATATGGGAAAAGAATCGAGAACGGTTACTAAAATTTTCAAGAGTCCGTATAGCGGAGAAGTTAAAAAAGAAGTCGAATTATTTACCTGGGAAAAACTAGATTACGTAGAGAAAGTAAAAGAAGCTTTTGGATTGTAA